ACTCCTTCTTATCTTCTATCCCAGTTTATTTCACGTTTTCATAAAAATTGTTGTAATAATATTATTAGATCATTTAGTATTTCATCTCTATATTCTTTAGATGCAACAATATAGAATTCTCTTTCGTCCTTTAATAAATCAGCTATTTTTTCAATTTTTTCATCAGAAACTCCATAATATTTAAACCAAATTCCATTTAGAATTCTCTCCTTATATTTCTCAACTAAAGCCTTGTCTGTTATTACATATTTTCCTTCTGATGTCTTCTGCAAATAGCCTTTTTTAATTAATTCATGTAAAGCCTTAGACAATCCAGCATCCGACATTCCAGTTAGCTCTTTTAATTCAGAAAAAGTTTTAGGAGTTTTACAATATTCCAGAATTATGTTTCTCTTTATCATAAATTATACTCCTCCTTTTTCACAATGCTTATTGACTTTATAGCATCTAACCCGCTTTTACCTTTAAATAATTCTATTTCAGTTTCAATGTAGAATACCTTATTAGCCTCATAGTTTATAGTCAAATTCCTTGCTATTTTCTTTACAGTCTCATCAGTCTCACTACCCTCTTTAAAATCATAAAAGACTACATTCTTTAATTTACCATCATTTGTGAGAGATACTCCTACAGTAGCATTATTGA
The genomic region above belongs to Saccharolobus caldissimus and contains:
- a CDS encoding MarR family transcriptional regulator encodes the protein MIKRNIILEYCKTPKTFSELKELTGMSDAGLSKALHELIKKGYLQKTSEGKYVITDKALVEKYKERILNGIWFKYYGVSDEKIEKIADLLKDEREFYIVASKEYRDEILNDLIILLQQFL